In Panacibacter ginsenosidivorans, the following proteins share a genomic window:
- a CDS encoding sulfatase-like hydrolase/transferase has translation MFRRFFLFLLFLSGLLAPVLSQTTRPNIIYIMADDLGYADLSCYGRKDYKTPNLDKLAGQGVKFMNAYAASSLCTPTRTAFMTGRYPARTPVGLMEPLRGRHKDSIVGLTPDYTSVATLLKKSGYETYLIGKWHLGFGPQYSPNKNGYDYFFGFHSGGNDYISHSNRKGQGDLYENETPVKKEGYLTDIWREKAVEIIKEKHGKPFFLSIMFNAPHWPWQAPGDNRYPDSWDWDSGGTKEKFAAMMKSMDDAVGKIMQAIDDENIAGNTLVIFTSDNGGEEFSDMGVYSGGKDQLWEGGIREPAFARWPGVIPANSITQQETITMDWTATILAVAGAKPDPSFPPDGINLLPICTGKEKAIERTFYWRLFQSTKQKAIRQGNWKYLQTEDGEFLFNLVDDPGEKKDMKEKFPDLFEQLKKKYGEWEMGVLKPVEL, from the coding sequence ATGTTTCGCCGGTTTTTTTTGTTTTTACTTTTTTTAAGTGGTTTGCTGGCACCTGTTCTGTCTCAAACAACAAGGCCCAATATTATTTACATAATGGCAGATGACCTGGGTTATGCCGATCTAAGTTGCTATGGCCGTAAAGATTATAAAACGCCGAACCTTGATAAACTTGCAGGACAGGGCGTAAAATTTATGAATGCTTATGCAGCTTCCTCGCTTTGTACGCCAACCCGTACTGCGTTTATGACCGGTCGCTATCCGGCACGTACACCGGTGGGTTTGATGGAGCCGCTCCGTGGAAGACATAAAGATAGTATTGTTGGCCTTACACCTGATTATACTTCTGTTGCCACACTGCTGAAAAAAAGTGGTTATGAAACTTATCTTATTGGTAAATGGCATTTGGGTTTTGGCCCTCAGTATAGTCCCAATAAAAACGGCTATGATTATTTTTTTGGGTTTCATTCAGGTGGCAATGATTATATCTCACATAGCAATCGAAAAGGCCAGGGTGATTTGTATGAAAATGAAACACCCGTAAAAAAAGAAGGTTATCTCACAGATATATGGCGGGAAAAGGCGGTGGAAATAATTAAGGAAAAACATGGGAAGCCTTTTTTCCTGAGTATCATGTTTAATGCGCCACACTGGCCATGGCAGGCGCCGGGCGATAATCGGTATCCCGATAGTTGGGATTGGGATAGCGGTGGAACAAAAGAAAAATTCGCTGCGATGATGAAAAGCATGGATGATGCGGTTGGAAAAATTATGCAGGCGATAGATGATGAAAACATTGCCGGCAATACATTGGTTATTTTTACCAGTGATAATGGCGGAGAAGAATTTTCTGATATGGGAGTCTATTCCGGTGGGAAAGATCAATTATGGGAAGGAGGAATAAGAGAACCTGCATTTGCGAGATGGCCGGGTGTCATCCCTGCCAACAGTATAACACAACAGGAAACCATTACCATGGATTGGACAGCTACCATTCTTGCTGTTGCCGGTGCAAAACCTGATCCTTCTTTTCCACCGGATGGCATTAACCTTTTGCCAATTTGTACAGGAAAGGAAAAAGCGATAGAAAGAACATTTTACTGGAGGCTTTTTCAATCAACAAAGCAAAAAGCCATCCGACAAGGCAATTGGAAATATCTTCAAACAGAGGATGGAGAATTTCTTTTTAACCTTGTTGATGATCCGGGAGAGAAGAAGGATATGAAAGAAAAATTTCCGGATCTTTTTGAGCAATTAAAAAAGAAGTACGGTGAGTGGGAGATGGGTGTGTTGAAGCCGGTGGAATTGTGA
- a CDS encoding S41 family peptidase produces MRKYAILCCIFFSLHAISQDTASWLRYPAISPDGQTILFCYKGDIYKVSAGGGQATPMTISEAYDFSPVWSHDGKSIAFASDRYGNFDVFIMPASGGEAKRLTYYSINDIPSSFSADDKQVIFSSLRQKMVTDVQFPDAGFGELYSVSVNGGNASQLLPIPAIDATVNAKGDKIIYHDLKGYESDWRKHHTSAVTRDIWLYDVAAKKYTMLTTNPGEDRNPVFDSDNTDYYYLSEQNGGSFNVYKSSINNPSQSVAVTNFTKNPVRFLTASKDNTLCFGYNGDIFTKTQNGEPQKLSITVAQDGRSTLEKVVPVMGNVTEMKVSPNNKEIAFVFRGEIFVTSVEGGVTKRITNTPWQERSINFSSDGKSIVYAGEKDNNWNIYKISIVRKEEPYFYASTLLKQDTVVATAAEEFQPAFSPDGKEVAYLENRVTLKVVNLASKQSRTILTADKNYSYADGDQYYQWSPDGKWFIVQFGVVRLFTPQLGLVSSDGKGQVNNISKSGYDCFNPKWVMDGKMLIYGYDRDGTRAQAGFPATYDVYALFLTKDAFDRYNLSKEDYALLKDMEDKQKDSTEETAADAKKGKATTEKKDTTKNKNIKIDWDNISDRKARLTISSADIADMVLSKNGEKLFYLAKFEKGYDLWVTELRTKDTKLFVKLGARNASMELSADGKSLFVLNNGNIVKIDPESGKMDGVSMNGEMNLNQYDEKAYMFDHMWRQMKEKFLFEDLNHVDWDYYYNNYKKFLPYINNNYDFAEMVSEMLGEMNASHTGCYYRGNRGPGLDQTAALGIFYDYTYKGNGLKIQEIIEDGPLDKATSKIKAGDIIEKIDGDAITDTVDHYKYLNRKANKFTLLSVYDPVANKRWDETVKPISLGEEFELLYKRWVNKRRKQVDSLSGGKVGYVHVRAMDDDSYRTVIEDVLGKNIEKQSIIVDTRFNGGGNIHEQLSDFLDGKKYFDVIPHGQTVGYEPYDKWIKPSIVLMGECNYSDAHLFPVAYKLKNVGKTVGMPVPGTGTFVWWEGQIDNSLVFGIPQGGWRMPDGKFCENTQLEPDIKVRNTPALSTTGRDEQIEAAVKELLK; encoded by the coding sequence ATGAGAAAATATGCTATCCTCTGCTGCATCTTCTTTTCTTTACATGCTATTAGCCAGGATACTGCTTCATGGCTACGTTATCCTGCAATTTCACCAGACGGGCAAACCATCTTATTTTGTTATAAAGGTGATATCTATAAAGTAAGTGCAGGTGGCGGGCAGGCAACACCCATGACCATTAGTGAAGCCTATGATTTTTCACCTGTATGGAGTCATGATGGTAAGTCGATCGCTTTTGCATCTGACCGTTATGGAAATTTTGATGTATTCATTATGCCTGCAAGTGGTGGGGAAGCAAAACGATTAACATACTATTCAATCAATGATATACCCAGCAGTTTTTCTGCAGATGATAAACAGGTTATCTTTTCTTCATTAAGACAAAAGATGGTAACTGATGTGCAGTTTCCTGACGCTGGTTTTGGTGAATTGTATAGTGTCTCAGTAAATGGAGGCAATGCATCTCAATTGTTGCCCATACCGGCAATTGATGCTACGGTAAATGCCAAAGGTGATAAAATTATTTATCATGATCTTAAAGGTTATGAAAGCGACTGGCGCAAACATCATACTTCTGCAGTGACAAGGGATATATGGTTATATGATGTTGCAGCAAAAAAATATACGATGCTTACCACCAATCCGGGTGAAGACAGAAATCCTGTGTTTGACAGTGATAATACTGATTATTATTACTTGAGTGAGCAAAATGGTGGTTCATTCAACGTGTACAAAAGTTCGATAAATAATCCTTCACAATCCGTTGCCGTAACAAATTTTACAAAGAACCCTGTTCGCTTTCTTACTGCATCAAAAGACAATACACTTTGTTTTGGTTATAACGGCGACATATTTACAAAAACACAAAATGGCGAACCTCAGAAACTAAGCATTACTGTTGCACAGGATGGAAGGAGTACACTGGAAAAGGTTGTTCCTGTAATGGGTAATGTTACGGAAATGAAAGTTTCACCAAACAACAAAGAGATCGCATTTGTATTTCGCGGGGAAATATTTGTAACAAGTGTTGAAGGTGGTGTTACAAAACGTATTACCAATACACCGTGGCAGGAAAGAAGTATCAACTTTAGTTCTGATGGAAAGTCGATCGTATATGCGGGAGAGAAAGATAATAACTGGAACATATACAAGATAAGTATTGTGAGAAAAGAGGAGCCTTATTTTTATGCATCCACACTATTGAAACAGGATACTGTAGTAGCGACTGCGGCCGAAGAATTTCAGCCCGCATTTTCTCCCGATGGAAAAGAAGTTGCTTACCTGGAAAATCGTGTTACACTAAAAGTGGTAAACCTTGCAAGCAAACAATCAAGAACAATTTTAACTGCTGATAAAAATTATTCTTATGCAGATGGTGATCAGTATTATCAATGGAGCCCCGATGGTAAATGGTTTATTGTACAGTTTGGCGTGGTTAGATTGTTTACACCACAGCTTGGTCTTGTATCAAGCGACGGAAAAGGGCAGGTAAATAATATCAGTAAAAGTGGTTATGATTGTTTTAATCCAAAATGGGTGATGGATGGTAAGATGCTCATTTACGGATATGATCGGGATGGAACAAGAGCGCAGGCAGGTTTCCCCGCTACTTATGACGTGTACGCATTGTTCCTTACCAAAGATGCATTTGACCGTTATAATTTGTCAAAAGAAGATTATGCATTGTTGAAGGATATGGAAGACAAGCAAAAAGATTCTACGGAAGAAACGGCTGCGGATGCAAAAAAAGGGAAAGCAACTACAGAGAAAAAAGATACCACTAAAAATAAGAATATAAAGATAGACTGGGATAATATAAGCGACCGTAAGGCAAGGCTTACTATCAGTTCCGCAGACATTGCAGATATGGTCTTATCAAAAAATGGAGAAAAATTATTTTACCTCGCAAAATTTGAAAAGGGTTATGACTTGTGGGTTACTGAACTGCGCACCAAAGACACAAAACTTTTTGTAAAGCTTGGTGCAAGAAATGCAAGTATGGAATTATCTGCTGACGGTAAATCACTTTTTGTGCTGAACAATGGCAACATTGTAAAGATCGATCCAGAGAGCGGCAAGATGGATGGCGTTAGTATGAACGGAGAAATGAACCTGAACCAGTATGATGAAAAAGCATACATGTTTGATCACATGTGGAGACAGATGAAAGAGAAATTTTTGTTTGAAGATCTTAACCATGTTGACTGGGATTATTACTACAACAATTACAAAAAGTTCTTACCATACATCAACAACAATTATGATTTTGCAGAAATGGTAAGTGAAATGCTTGGCGAGATGAATGCATCTCATACCGGTTGTTACTATCGTGGAAACAGGGGGCCTGGATTAGACCAAACAGCGGCGCTTGGAATATTTTACGATTATACTTACAAGGGCAACGGATTAAAGATCCAGGAAATAATTGAAGATGGTCCGCTTGACAAAGCAACATCTAAAATAAAGGCGGGAGATATTATAGAAAAGATAGATGGCGATGCAATAACAGATACAGTTGATCATTACAAATATTTAAATAGGAAAGCAAACAAGTTCACATTGCTTTCTGTTTACGATCCTGTAGCAAACAAGCGCTGGGATGAAACAGTGAAACCAATTTCACTTGGTGAAGAATTTGAATTGCTTTACAAACGTTGGGTAAACAAGAGGAGAAAACAAGTTGATTCATTAAGTGGTGGTAAAGTTGGTTACGTTCATGTAAGAGCGATGGATGATGATAGCTACCGCACAGTTATAGAAGATGTGCTTGGAAAGAATATCGAAAAACAATCCATCATTGTTGACACACGTTTTAATGGTGGTGGTAATATTCATGAGCAACTCTCAGATTTTCTTGATGGTAAAAAATATTTCGATGTAATTCCGCATGGGCAAACAGTTGGCTACGAGCCTTATGATAAATGGATCAAACCATCTATCGTTCTAATGGGCGAATGCAATTATTCTGATGCGCATTTATTTCCTGTTGCATATAAACTTAAAAATGTTGGAAAGACAGTGGGCATGCCCGTTCCCGGTACCGGTACTTTTGTGTGGTGGGAAGGACAAATAGATAACTCATTGGTGTTTGGCATTCCGCAAGGCGGCTGGAGAATGCCCGACGGAAAATTCTGCGAGAACACACAGTTGGAACCAGATATCAAAGTGCGTAACACTCCTGCATTATCAACTACAGGTCGTGATGAACAAATTGAAGCAGCAGTAAAAGAATTGCTGAAATAA
- a CDS encoding alpha/beta hydrolase-fold protein translates to MKHFITLCLLLIIIFFSANAQSDNKIIIGKVDSVYSNILGEQRKVWIYTPDMLSGNRDTTQRYPVVYLLDGDGHFESVAGMIQQLSEINGNTICPEMIVVGIPNTDRTRDLTPTHISSDQPMMDSNFSKSTGGGENFVSFIEKELMPHIDSVYPTQPYRTLIGHSFGGLTAMNILTNHTKLFNAYIAIDPSMWYDKERFLAATEKKLTAKKYDGVKLYLGIANTMPEGMTVEKMLKDTTSNTRHIRSIFALDRFIKANAQNGLKFSSKYYADDDHGSVPLISEYDGLRFIFSYYRMKLTIKDFTDSSAAIVAKYKKHYETVSREFGFKVSPPELSINSLGYQALGSKQFSKAAGFFEMNIANYPNSTNVYDSYGDFFASKKDTATAISYYQKALAIKEVDDTRQKLNQMQGKEVFKLSEQELQKYVGVYTFEGITATATFSVKNNALWASVPGEGDFELVPTSPNTFKLKSLEGYKVIFEMDGDKPKGFTSYQPNGTYTATYKKD, encoded by the coding sequence ATGAAACACTTTATTACACTCTGTCTTCTTCTTATTATTATTTTTTTTAGTGCAAATGCGCAATCCGACAATAAGATCATAATTGGTAAAGTTGACAGTGTGTATTCCAATATTTTGGGCGAGCAAAGAAAGGTATGGATTTATACCCCAGATATGCTTAGCGGCAATCGTGATACCACGCAGCGTTATCCTGTTGTTTATTTATTAGATGGCGATGGGCATTTTGAATCAGTGGCAGGAATGATTCAACAATTGAGCGAAATAAATGGAAACACTATTTGCCCTGAGATGATCGTTGTAGGCATTCCAAATACAGACAGAACAAGAGATCTGACGCCAACGCATATAAGCAGTGATCAACCAATGATGGATAGTAATTTCTCCAAAAGCACAGGCGGTGGAGAAAATTTTGTTTCATTTATAGAAAAGGAATTGATGCCCCATATAGATTCTGTTTATCCAACGCAACCTTACCGAACACTTATTGGCCATTCGTTTGGCGGCTTAACAGCAATGAATATTTTAACCAACCATACAAAATTGTTCAATGCTTACATTGCTATCGATCCAAGCATGTGGTATGATAAAGAACGTTTCCTTGCCGCAACAGAAAAGAAACTTACTGCTAAAAAATATGATGGTGTAAAATTGTATTTAGGTATTGCCAATACAATGCCTGAAGGCATGACGGTTGAAAAAATGCTTAAGGATACAACTTCAAATACAAGACATATCCGTTCCATTTTTGCATTGGACAGATTCATAAAAGCCAATGCGCAAAATGGTTTAAAATTCTCCAGTAAATATTATGCTGACGATGATCACGGCTCCGTTCCACTAATAAGTGAATATGATGGGCTAAGATTTATTTTTAGCTACTATCGCATGAAACTGACCATTAAGGATTTTACAGATTCATCCGCTGCAATCGTGGCAAAATATAAAAAACATTATGAAACTGTTTCCAGAGAATTTGGTTTCAAGGTTTCGCCTCCTGAGTTATCTATAAACAGTCTTGGTTACCAGGCTTTAGGCAGCAAACAATTTTCAAAGGCCGCAGGTTTTTTTGAAATGAATATTGCCAATTATCCAAACAGCACGAATGTATATGATTCTTACGGAGATTTTTTTGCTTCAAAGAAAGATACAGCAACCGCAATCTCTTATTACCAGAAAGCACTTGCAATAAAAGAAGTGGATGACACCAGACAAAAGTTAAACCAGATGCAGGGCAAGGAAGTTTTTAAATTGTCTGAACAGGAATTACAAAAATATGTTGGTGTATATACATTTGAGGGCATTACCGCAACGGCTACTTTTTCTGTAAAAAATAATGCGCTGTGGGCTTCCGTTCCAGGCGAAGGGGATTTTGAATTAGTACCCACATCACCTAATACATTTAAGCTAAAGAGTCTCGAAGGTTATAAGGTAATTTTTGAAATGGATGGCGATAAACCAAAAGGATTTACTTCTTATCAACCAAATGGAACTTATACAGCTACTTATAAAAAAGATTAA
- a CDS encoding ABC transporter permease: MFKNLLRVALRNFVKDKWYSLLNILGLTIGITFSLFLIFYIKDELSYDKYNEKADRICRINAYVKEPEKDTMKWAITPFPMAQALSKDYPEVEEAVRLWNNGKTMLKNGSQRFYDEKIYYADSNIFRVFTHKFIEGNAQTALVSPNSLVLTQSLAIKYFGNSGSYVGKTLENASGDIYKVTAVIKDVPKNSHLIFNALISRSSLPANFANNWGGFGFYTYVLLKPNVNVAAFEKKLAPVYDKYLASIFSQFNIKMRFGAQPITSIHLHSDMVNEPEDLGSMSYIYIFSAVAFFMLLIACINYMNLTTARSARRAKEIGIRKVTGSSKRQLVMQFLVESILTALFALLLSIGFIALFLPTFNTIAGKFISFTTLFQPDMQFILLGVIVFVGIAGGSYPAFYLSKFNPVYVLKGSLSKGSSNVALRRALVVVQFSISMIMLICTWVVYGQMSYLRNKDLGFNKDQVLTVAANSNKDLSSNIRSFKDEVRNNPHVVAVSTAQGVPGSGIPFNLFSVETKNGYVDKGVDVYFGADEDFFKTLGIKIVKGRNFSGLSDTLRSVIVNENMAKEYGWGDNAIGKKIKFAGDTSGFYLEVIGVVKDFNQKSLYNPITPLMFLYRPTNNVIQIKLDAKNIDAGIASIEKSWNKYFPDLAFEYTFLDQDFNSQYAADQKRGKIFTAFSILTILITCLGLLGLIAFTTQQRQKEISIRKVMGANISQIIPLITRNFVALVGLSCLIAFPVAWYFMNNWLKIFPYNTGLSIMPFLLSAATVLLITMLTVTFHTMRAALANPVKALKTE; encoded by the coding sequence ATGTTTAAAAACCTGCTTCGTGTTGCATTGCGCAACTTTGTGAAAGACAAATGGTATAGCCTGTTGAATATTCTTGGATTAACGATTGGTATTACCTTTAGCCTGTTCCTGATCTTTTATATAAAAGATGAATTGAGCTATGACAAATACAATGAAAAGGCTGACAGGATTTGTCGCATCAATGCCTATGTTAAGGAGCCGGAAAAAGATACGATGAAATGGGCTATTACGCCGTTTCCTATGGCGCAGGCATTAAGCAAAGATTATCCTGAAGTGGAAGAAGCTGTGCGGTTATGGAATAATGGTAAAACAATGTTGAAGAATGGCAGCCAGCGTTTTTATGATGAGAAAATTTATTATGCAGACAGCAATATATTCAGGGTATTTACACACAAGTTCATTGAAGGTAATGCGCAAACTGCATTGGTTTCACCAAACTCGCTGGTACTTACACAATCATTAGCTATAAAATATTTCGGCAACAGCGGAAGTTATGTTGGTAAAACATTAGAGAACGCAAGTGGTGACATATATAAAGTAACTGCTGTTATAAAAGATGTTCCAAAGAATTCGCATTTGATTTTTAACGCACTTATTTCAAGAAGTTCTTTGCCTGCAAATTTTGCTAACAACTGGGGTGGCTTTGGTTTCTATACATATGTGTTGCTGAAGCCAAATGTAAATGTTGCTGCATTTGAAAAGAAACTGGCACCTGTGTATGATAAATATCTTGCATCAATTTTTTCGCAATTCAATATAAAGATGCGTTTTGGTGCGCAGCCAATTACATCTATTCACCTGCATTCTGATATGGTGAATGAGCCGGAAGACCTTGGCAGTATGTCTTACATCTACATATTTTCTGCAGTTGCCTTTTTTATGCTGCTGATAGCATGCATCAATTATATGAACCTTACTACAGCTCGTTCTGCAAGAAGAGCAAAAGAAATTGGTATAAGAAAAGTAACAGGTTCAAGCAAACGACAACTGGTTATGCAGTTTCTTGTTGAATCTATATTAACTGCATTGTTTGCTTTGTTGCTGAGCATTGGATTCATTGCATTGTTCTTGCCAACGTTCAATACCATCGCTGGTAAGTTCATTTCATTTACCACGTTGTTTCAGCCTGATATGCAATTTATTTTACTTGGCGTAATTGTTTTTGTAGGCATTGCAGGTGGAAGCTACCCTGCATTTTATTTATCGAAGTTCAATCCCGTATACGTATTAAAGGGTAGCCTTTCCAAAGGATCGAGTAATGTTGCGCTAAGACGTGCATTGGTTGTAGTACAATTCTCTATTTCCATGATCATGCTGATCTGTACATGGGTAGTGTATGGGCAAATGAGTTACCTGCGCAATAAAGATCTTGGATTCAACAAAGACCAGGTGCTTACGGTAGCAGCTAATTCCAATAAAGACCTCAGCAGTAATATCCGTTCCTTCAAAGATGAAGTACGCAATAATCCGCATGTAGTTGCTGTAAGCACAGCACAGGGTGTACCAGGCAGTGGTATTCCTTTCAACCTGTTTTCTGTTGAAACAAAGAATGGTTATGTAGATAAGGGTGTTGATGTTTACTTTGGCGCAGATGAAGATTTCTTTAAAACCCTTGGAATAAAAATAGTAAAGGGAAGAAATTTCTCAGGACTGTCCGATACACTGCGCAGTGTTATTGTAAATGAAAACATGGCAAAGGAATATGGATGGGGCGACAATGCTATCGGCAAAAAAATAAAATTTGCAGGCGATACATCTGGCTTTTATCTTGAAGTGATTGGCGTAGTAAAGGACTTTAATCAAAAATCTTTATATAATCCTATTACTCCATTGATGTTTTTATACAGACCCACCAATAACGTTATTCAAATAAAACTTGATGCAAAGAATATTGATGCAGGTATTGCCTCAATCGAAAAATCATGGAACAAATATTTTCCCGACCTCGCATTTGAATATACCTTCTTAGACCAGGATTTTAATTCTCAATATGCAGCAGATCAAAAACGTGGAAAGATATTTACCGCATTCTCCATACTCACTATTCTTATTACGTGTCTCGGCTTATTAGGTCTTATCGCATTCACAACGCAGCAGAGACAAAAAGAGATAAGTATAAGAAAAGTAATGGGTGCAAACATATCGCAGATCATCCCACTCATTACTAGAAACTTTGTTGCATTGGTAGGTTTGTCGTGCCTTATTGCATTTCCTGTTGCATGGTATTTTATGAACAACTGGCTCAAAATATTTCCTTACAATACAGGCTTAAGTATAATGCCGTTCCTGCTGTCAGCAGCTACGGTATTGCTCATCACAATGCTTACTGTAACATTTCATACTATGCGTGCAGCGCTTGCCAATCCTGTAAAAGCATTAAAGACGGAATAG
- a CDS encoding GMC family oxidoreductase, giving the protein MLFDYIIIGAGSAGCVLASRLTEDASCKVLLLEAGGKNKMHLKIPGTYGILHRSSVDWAFWTEPQSFVQNRRLFIPRGKVLGGCSSTNAMAYVRGNAADYNEWALRGNKGWSYDEVLPYFKRSESHEKFGEPYHAKNGPLYVSFAKYPSLLSNIFLEACGQTGIAYNEDYNGAQQQGAGMLQFTIKHNQRHSTATAFLQPAMKRNNLTVRTNAVVKQIIIENDSAKGVEFFKSDTSTEKIYCKKEVILSAGAVQSPQLLLLSGIGDTDTLKNAGIDHKLYLPGVGKNLQDHVWTGTTNLCNIPTANNVIKPANMLKEMISYLLFKKGAFTNSPIEANAFINTGINTRKPDIQFHFAPVNIGNDYKTDIYNLKTYPHINGFGILAILLHPESRGYVTIRSKNAFDAPLIQPYFLQSENDRNNLLKGLKKAMEVADAPAFKPYAPDGLHHPNRNASDDLLMNHIYKSLETLYHPVGTCKMGNDDMAVVNNKLQLHGIKNLRVIDASVMPTIISGNTNAPTIMIAEKGADMIKQTN; this is encoded by the coding sequence ATGCTATTTGATTATATCATTATTGGCGCAGGCTCTGCAGGCTGTGTGCTTGCCAGTCGTTTAACAGAAGATGCTTCCTGCAAAGTATTATTGCTTGAAGCAGGTGGCAAAAATAAAATGCATTTGAAAATTCCCGGAACATACGGCATTCTTCACAGGTCTTCTGTGGATTGGGCTTTTTGGACTGAGCCTCAATCCTTCGTGCAGAACCGTCGTTTGTTCATCCCACGGGGCAAAGTGTTAGGGGGATGCAGCAGCACCAATGCAATGGCTTACGTAAGAGGTAATGCTGCAGACTATAATGAATGGGCATTGCGGGGAAATAAAGGATGGAGCTACGATGAGGTGTTGCCTTATTTTAAAAGATCGGAAAGTCATGAAAAGTTTGGTGAACCTTATCATGCCAAAAACGGACCGCTGTATGTAAGCTTTGCAAAATATCCCTCCTTGTTAAGTAATATCTTTTTAGAAGCTTGCGGGCAAACAGGCATTGCATATAATGAAGATTATAACGGTGCACAACAACAAGGTGCAGGCATGCTTCAATTTACTATTAAGCATAATCAACGTCACAGCACTGCAACTGCGTTTCTGCAACCTGCTATGAAACGCAATAATTTAACCGTGCGTACAAATGCGGTGGTAAAACAAATTATTATTGAAAATGACAGCGCCAAAGGAGTTGAATTTTTTAAAAGCGACACGTCAACTGAAAAAATTTATTGCAAGAAAGAAGTGATCCTTTCTGCCGGTGCTGTACAGTCTCCTCAATTGTTACTGCTTTCAGGAATTGGCGATACTGATACTTTAAAAAATGCCGGTATTGATCATAAGTTGTATTTGCCCGGTGTAGGAAAAAATCTGCAGGATCATGTTTGGACAGGCACCACTAACTTATGCAATATTCCAACAGCCAATAATGTAATCAAGCCTGCAAATATGTTGAAAGAAATGATCAGTTATTTGCTGTTTAAAAAAGGTGCATTTACCAACTCTCCCATTGAAGCAAATGCTTTTATAAATACAGGCATAAACACCCGCAAACCCGATATCCAATTTCATTTTGCTCCTGTTAACATTGGTAATGATTACAAAACCGATATCTATAATTTAAAAACTTATCCTCACATAAATGGCTTCGGCATATTGGCAATATTACTGCATCCGGAAAGCAGGGGTTATGTAACTATAAGAAGCAAAAATGCTTTTGATGCACCACTTATACAACCATACTTTTTGCAAAGCGAAAATGACAGAAATAACTTGCTGAAAGGATTAAAGAAAGCTATGGAGGTAGCAGACGCTCCGGCTTTTAAACCCTATGCTCCTGATGGCCTTCATCATCCCAACCGAAATGCTTCTGACGATCTGCTGATGAACCATATTTATAAAAGCCTCGAAACATTATACCATCCTGTAGGCACCTGTAAAATGGGTAATGATGATATGGCCGTTGTAAACAATAAGCTTCAGTTGCATGGCATCAAAAATTTAAGAGTAATCGATGCATCTGTAATGCCAACGATTATTTCAGGAAATACAAATGCCCCAACGATTATGATCGCAGAAAAAGGTGCGGATATGATCAAACAAACCAACTAA
- the hemG gene encoding menaquinone-dependent protoporphyrinogen IX dehydrogenase has protein sequence MNILVVYGTTEGQTRKIARFMEDVLTNAGNKVTIADASDEPPAPKDYNAVLIGASIHAHNYQTSVKHYINRHIAELNKMPGAFFSVCLAVASDLQEEHREAQKITNDFLEHTGWKPLLTTQIAGALKYTQYDFFKRLIMKMISKKEGRTTDTSQDYEYTDWDAVKKFVNEFADKIAVT, from the coding sequence ATGAACATACTGGTTGTTTATGGCACCACAGAGGGACAGACCCGCAAGATTGCCCGTTTTATGGAAGATGTTTTAACTAATGCAGGAAATAAAGTCACTATCGCTGATGCATCTGATGAACCACCTGCTCCAAAAGATTATAACGCGGTGTTAATTGGCGCTTCTATACACGCACATAATTATCAGACTTCTGTAAAACATTATATCAATCGCCATATTGCTGAGTTGAATAAAATGCCCGGCGCATTTTTTTCTGTATGCCTTGCAGTGGCATCTGACCTGCAGGAAGAACACAGAGAAGCACAGAAGATAACAAATGACTTTCTTGAACACACAGGGTGGAAGCCTTTATTGACCACTCAAATTGCAGGAGCGCTAAAATATACGCAGTACGATTTCTTTAAACGGTTAATTATGAAAATGATTTCGAAAAAAGAAGGCCGCACTACCGATACCTCACAGGATTATGAATATACAGATTGGGATGCCGTAAAAAAATTTGTAAATGAGTTTGCAGATAAAATTGCGGTAACATAA